CCTTCCGAAATGGACCGATCCGCTCCCGCCCGCCAGGAACATGGCTGCCGGGCGGACCCCTATCAATTTATGCGGAATTCGTAGAAACAGACTGTTCAGCATTCTTCCGAAACCGCCTTTGTCAAATACGCGGGATATCCTCGGCATGATCGCGCTGTCATTGACCAGGGGTATCGCATTTGCCCCGAACATGCAATACCGTATGTTATTGTTCGAAAGCGCCCTGAAGATCGCATATGAGATCAGGCTGTAAGAGATCATACAGACGATCATGCATTCATCCTTATCGATCCGGGAGATCGCGTAACTCGCTCTCTTCAATGTATTAAACAGTTTGTGGCCGTCCCGATCGCCGGGATCCTCAGCTTTTACATTTCCATGAAGATCGGGATGCAGGAATGGCGTAAAATCCCACGCTTCGACCTCAAATCCGTTCTTTCGTATGATATCTACGCCGAACCTCTCGTAGTCGCGCCGGCAAAATGGGGATTCCACGAAGAATATTATCTTTTTTACTTTAGGCATAACGCCCTCAACACGGATTTTATCCGGAATTTGACATTCGACTTCATGATATGCCGGCGCATTTTTTTATAATGGCCCCCGAGATCTGCCTGCCGTCCTTCCTTGGCGACTTTCCTGAATATCCCGTACATGTGGATCTTCTGGGCAGGGCCTCTCTTCACCATCTCCAGCCCTCCGAGAGAACAGAAGTATTCTAGCGTCTCAGGCGAAAAATAATAGGTATGCGCGTTCTGAAGCTGCAGCATCCCAAAATTCATTATATTCGGGACCGCTATATATACGACGGACCCCGTATCAAGATGTTTCGTCAGCTTCTTAAGGAAGCTTACCGGGTTCAGCATATGTTCAAACACATGGTTAAGGATGACCACGTCATAGGTGCCGTTTATATTTGTTATATCACCCTGCACCATCTCCATCCCATTATCCCGGCCGAACTTTACAAGGCTCGGACTATACTCCACGCCTAGGACCTTGGCTCCCGCATCCCTGAACGGCACCAGATTCCAGCCGCCCCCGGCGCCCAGCTCCACAATAGTCATGCCAGGCACGATCTCTCTAACTTTTCTTATCTCATCGAATATATAGTAGCCGTACTTAGTATCATATTTGAATTTTGCCGTGTCCAGATAGTCGTCGCCCTCGTAGCACCTCCGGTATAAATCCGAAGAATAGAAGCGCCGAAGCTCCTCTTCCGTCATCCTTGGGTTCGACTGGATGAGCCCGCATTTTGTGCAAACCACTGAATCCTGTATCATGGCGTACCTGTCCGCTGATGCCAGGAGATCGAATGCGCGGGCGCCGCACAGACATTCGACAGTCTCGTATTCAATAAGGCCATCCGTCACCTTACGGTTAAACTCCCGTACAAGTTCAGCCTGAGATGCCGTGATCTTCATAGCAGCCTTTGAGGGAGAGTGAAATTCGGCGAATGGGATCAGTTTTTTCTTTATCTCGATATCTACGCCTTTTTTTATTTTCGTCTTCAATCTAAACCTCTCTCAGTACCCTAAGGGCTTCTTCGAGCCCGAACTCAACCGGATTATTGCTCAATGCGGGCGTAAGGTCTAAGCCCCTCTTAGCTATAAAACCGCGGTTTTTTTCCGTCACACCGTAATCACTGAATTTTTTAGTAAGGCACGATAACGGGCCATAGACTGATAGGTCGCTGCTGAACCTCTCTGCCTTCATCCTTATCGATAAGCCTTTATCGGCGACATCTATCAGATCATAAAGATCTGCATACAAGTTGCACCCTTTTTCCATATTTATCTTCACGACCGCCGGTAATAGATATGCCACCGCCAGACCGTGCGGAATATTGTGGTAGAGCCCCATCGCGTAAGATATCGAGTGGCATGCCCCGGTATTGGAGTTAGCGATCGCTATGCCGGCCAGAGTCGAGCCGAGAAGGACCTTCCTCCGCAAGTCCATATTCTGCCTGTCGTTAAGAACTTTGGGAAGATTGTTATAAACGAGCCTGAATGCCTCTTTTGAGTAGATCCTCGTTATATCGTTCGCACACCGTGCCGTATACGACTCCACCGCATGGCCTATAGCATCCATTCCCGTGGAGGCCGTAATACTGTCCGGCATCGTGGCCGTCAACGATGCGTCCAATATGGCATAATCCGGAATGACATACTTGCCCCCGATGCCTCTTTTGAACTTTGTCCTTTCGTTGACCAGGACCGCGCCACCTGTCACTTCGCTTCCTGTACCGGCGGTTGTCGGCACCATCATCTTCTTTACGCCAGACGTAAAGATCTTGCCGGTCCCGTGATATTCCTCGACTTTGCCGGCGTTTACGGTCATGACGGAAAGCGCCTTAGTCAGATCAAGCACGCTTCCCCCGCCAATACCTATATACAGGCCCGTCTTCACCTTCCTCAATTTTCCGGCATATTCGTTTACCATATCCGTAGTGGGTTCAGCTGATTTCACGGTAACCGCTTTCACCGCGGCAATAGTTTCGATAGCTTCGAGCATCTTTACTACGCTTTCTTGTCCGGCAATGTTAGCATCGAGTATAACCGTAATATTCTTCGGCATCTCGTCTCTGACGATCGCGCCGATATCGGATGCCAAGTTATCCGACAATATCAGCTTTGTTGTCGACTCAAACTTTATCATTCTTTTGTCCCCTCAGCTTCATTAAGGCTTTCTTGGTGCTATTCACCATGTACCCAAAATCTTCATCGGACATCCATTGATGGAAAGGAAACGAGACCATGTTGTCGAATAAGTTATCCGTATTCGGGCATTCGGCCTTCCCCTGGCCGCATTTCTTGTAGAGATCATATCTGTACAAAGGATAATACTGGACTATCGCCTGTACCTTATACTCAAAAGCCAGCGCTTTTATAAGATCGTCTCTCGTCGATGCTATTCCGTGCTTCCGGCCTTCATACTTTGCTGGCAATAGATGATATGATGGTTCACATCCATCCGGCACCTTCTGAAAGACCAGTTCAGGGAATGCGGATAGCGCCTTCCTGAACTCGAGATACCGCGCTTTCCTGGAATTATTAAGGCTCTCTATTCTTTTGAGAAGCTTATACCCTATCGCGCATTGTATTTCAGAAATCGTAAATTTATAGGGAAGTTCATTGTCGAGAACCGTATCTATGTTTGTCATAGCCGGCTTCCAGTAGAACTCTTTCTTATCGAACGGCTTTGCGCCGAAATTTCTCATACCGGGCACCTTGGCCGCAATACCCGCATCCTTAACATATAGTGCTCCGCCTTCGCCGAAAGTCGTCATGTTCTTCTGTGCATGGAAGCTGAATACCCCGAAATCGGCGAGTGTGCCCGCTCTTTTTCCGGCATGCATCGCCCCGAATGCCTGGGCGGCGTCTTCCACTATAAGTATCTTTTTATCGGCGCCTATCTTTATGAACTTACCGACATCAGCGGTCACGCCGTATAAGTGGACCAGCACTATCGCTTTCGTCCGTTTCGTGATCTTATTAATTACATCATCGGCGCTTATAACCCAGGTCAAAGGGTCAATATCCGCCCAGATGATCCTTGCTCCCCTCCTTAAGAATGGCAAGGCCGAAGCGGTGAATGTATGGCCGGGGACTATAACTTCATCCCCTTCTTTAAGGCCGCAGAACGCCGCTACGAGTTCAAGCGCAGATGTCGCGCTGTTCAGGGCGCAAACGCTGCCGGTATCTGCCCCCAGGTATCTGGTAAGCTCTTCTTCGAATAATTTCAGGTATTTACCCTGTGTAAGCGGATCAGCCGTCTTCATAACATTTACAATAAAGGATATCTCCTCATCGGTAAAATCATGAGCCTTTCCGCTCCACGGTATTTTCCAGCTATCCACAACATTCCTCCATCATTTAAAGGCCAACGGGATCATGGCACGAAAGCGTCGAGCGCCTCTTTTACGCCTATGCTCATCCTGCCGCGGCCCGCAGCAGAACCATCGCTTCCCGGGGCGGGAAGGTTGAACTTCTCCGGTATTGAGATGCGCCCATCCACGTAATCGATAAATTTATAGAATATATCCATGAGCCTTTCAGCTGAGATCTCAGGATTCTGTATAACAGGACCGTATCTCATATTGATCTGTCTCGACATGCCCTTAAAACCGGGCCTATCAGACACCTCTATATAGCCGAATTTCTTCGAGACGGAATATATCGCTGTCCCGGCGTACGGCGCGACGAAAGTGACATCGCAGCTCTTCGGCTTTATGCGTTTATTGAGCTTTATTGTCTCAAAAATATCTTCCTCGTATTCACCGGGAAAACCTATCATATTATTCGCAGTAGTGCGTATGCCGAACTCGTGTATAAGTCCAAACACATCTTCTATCTTCTTATTAGTAACCGAGCGGCGCAGGATGTGCCTTCTCATCCATTCACTGCCGGACTCTATCCCTATTCCAATGCCGCAGCATCCGGACGCTTTAAGCATCTCCAGCTTCTGCCTCGTGAGCGTTTCGACGGTAGTGTTTATCCAGTAAGGCAGGGTTACCTTCAGCTTCCACAATGCCGCAAATTGCGCCATCTTCCTATCCGGTAATAGGAGAAAGTTGTCGTCGCAGAAGAATATGATGTCGAATCCGTACCTTTCCTTTAAAGACTTTATCTCGCCGATAGCCCTTTCAACCGACTTCCTGCGATGGTAGCTGCCTGAATCGCGGAATAATTTCTGATATGAATCATTTATGCAATAAGAGCACCTGTTGAGGCAGCCTCGCGACATCTCGAAATATCCGGCTTTATAAAGTTTCCCGTTGTACGCCTTCACAAAGTGGCGGCTGTCCCAAAAGTCGAGATCCTGAAATGGAAGCGTATCAAGATCCACGAACGGCCTTAACGGGTTACGCCGCACCTTTCCGTTATCCTTAAACCATAGGCCCTTTACACCCCTGACATCTTTATGGGCAGACAAGAGGCCGCAGAACTCAGCCATAGCATCTTCTCCTTCACCCTGGATTATATAATCGATATTGGGGTTGTCGATAAGGATATGCGGCACTATGGTCGGTGTAGAACCTCCCGCGATTACCGGTATATCCTTGTCTATGCCGTTGATGATACTGAGAAGATGGTCCGCATATTGATAATTGTCTTCCACTATGCTTATCGCTATAAGGTCAGGTGAAAACCTCATGAACTTTTCTTCCAGCATTCTGTCCACTTTTTCCGGCGAAAGCCCCTCGTAAAGGTTTGACGTATCCGTAGGAAGGACCAGTTTCGCCTTCTCCCTGACAGCATTATCGGCGTGTTCTGTCTTCAGTATAAATGTCGTGTCAAAGAGCTCTATCTTGTGGCCGCGGACGGACAGCATGGTCATAATAACCGAAATCCCAATAGGGATCCTGCCATAACCGTTGGCATTCGGATAGATAAACAGTATCTTCACTTAAGCTTCTTCCTAATCTCCAGCTCTTTCTCCGTGATCCTCTTGACGCCATCCCCAAGAAGCATATCTATATCCTTTATGCGCTTATAGAGCATATTCATCGCATGGACCTCAAGGCTGGCAGCATGGTCAGAACCCCACATGCCGTGATCAAGCGTTATGTGTCTCTCCACGACTTTCGCTCCCAAGACGCTTGCGATAACGGTGGGTTCAAGGTCATACTCGTGTCCGCTGTAGCCGACTATGCATCCGTATCTTTTCTGCAAAAGCGGTATAACCCGCAAGTTCACTTCAGCGGCCGGTGTAGGGTATGTGGAGTTAGTATGCATAATGACATAGTTCCCTTTCGAATACTTCTCCAGCACCTCAACGGCCTCATCGACCTCCTCTATTGTGCTCATCCCGGTCGACAGGATCACGGGCTTACCGACCCTGCAGGCCTGGCCAATAAGCTCCTTGTCGGTCAGCTTGGCCGACGGTATCTTGATAAAAGAGATGTCATACTTCAATATAAAATCCAGGCTGGGCAGATCCCATATTGAAGCGGTCCATGCCAGAGGCTTTTCTTTGCAATACCTGTCGATGTAAGAATATTCCGCGTCCCCGAACTCGACCTTA
The genomic region above belongs to Candidatus Omnitrophota bacterium and contains:
- a CDS encoding class I SAM-dependent methyltransferase, whose amino-acid sequence is MKTKIKKGVDIEIKKKLIPFAEFHSPSKAAMKITASQAELVREFNRKVTDGLIEYETVECLCGARAFDLLASADRYAMIQDSVVCTKCGLIQSNPRMTEEELRRFYSSDLYRRCYEGDDYLDTAKFKYDTKYGYYIFDEIRKVREIVPGMTIVELGAGGGWNLVPFRDAGAKVLGVEYSPSLVKFGRDNGMEMVQGDITNINGTYDVVILNHVFEHMLNPVSFLKKLTKHLDTGSVVYIAVPNIMNFGMLQLQNAHTYYFSPETLEYFCSLGGLEMVKRGPAQKIHMYGIFRKVAKEGRQADLGGHYKKMRRHIMKSNVKFRIKSVLRALCLK
- a CDS encoding iron-containing alcohol dehydrogenase; translation: MIKFESTTKLILSDNLASDIGAIVRDEMPKNITVILDANIAGQESVVKMLEAIETIAAVKAVTVKSAEPTTDMVNEYAGKLRKVKTGLYIGIGGGSVLDLTKALSVMTVNAGKVEEYHGTGKIFTSGVKKMMVPTTAGTGSEVTGGAVLVNERTKFKRGIGGKYVIPDYAILDASLTATMPDSITASTGMDAIGHAVESYTARCANDITRIYSKEAFRLVYNNLPKVLNDRQNMDLRRKVLLGSTLAGIAIANSNTGACHSISYAMGLYHNIPHGLAVAYLLPAVVKINMEKGCNLYADLYDLIDVADKGLSIRMKAERFSSDLSVYGPLSCLTKKFSDYGVTEKNRGFIAKRGLDLTPALSNNPVEFGLEEALRVLREV
- a CDS encoding DegT/DnrJ/EryC1/StrS family aminotransferase — protein: MDSWKIPWSGKAHDFTDEEISFIVNVMKTADPLTQGKYLKLFEEELTRYLGADTGSVCALNSATSALELVAAFCGLKEGDEVIVPGHTFTASALPFLRRGARIIWADIDPLTWVISADDVINKITKRTKAIVLVHLYGVTADVGKFIKIGADKKILIVEDAAQAFGAMHAGKRAGTLADFGVFSFHAQKNMTTFGEGGALYVKDAGIAAKVPGMRNFGAKPFDKKEFYWKPAMTNIDTVLDNELPYKFTISEIQCAIGYKLLKRIESLNNSRKARYLEFRKALSAFPELVFQKVPDGCEPSYHLLPAKYEGRKHGIASTRDDLIKALAFEYKVQAIVQYYPLYRYDLYKKCGQGKAECPNTDNLFDNMVSFPFHQWMSDEDFGYMVNSTKKALMKLRGQKNDKV
- a CDS encoding radical SAM protein yields the protein MKILFIYPNANGYGRIPIGISVIMTMLSVRGHKIELFDTTFILKTEHADNAVREKAKLVLPTDTSNLYEGLSPEKVDRMLEEKFMRFSPDLIAISIVEDNYQYADHLLSIINGIDKDIPVIAGGSTPTIVPHILIDNPNIDYIIQGEGEDAMAEFCGLLSAHKDVRGVKGLWFKDNGKVRRNPLRPFVDLDTLPFQDLDFWDSRHFVKAYNGKLYKAGYFEMSRGCLNRCSYCINDSYQKLFRDSGSYHRRKSVERAIGEIKSLKERYGFDIIFFCDDNFLLLPDRKMAQFAALWKLKVTLPYWINTTVETLTRQKLEMLKASGCCGIGIGIESGSEWMRRHILRRSVTNKKIEDVFGLIHEFGIRTTANNMIGFPGEYEEDIFETIKLNKRIKPKSCDVTFVAPYAGTAIYSVSKKFGYIEVSDRPGFKGMSRQINMRYGPVIQNPEISAERLMDIFYKFIDYVDGRISIPEKFNLPAPGSDGSAAGRGRMSIGVKEALDAFVP
- a CDS encoding N-acetylneuraminate synthase family protein gives rise to the protein MAQKVIKVADHTIGEGSPVFMIAEIGINHNGNLDIAKRLIDAAFACNWDCVKFQKRTPEICVPEHQKGVMRDTPWGRMTYLEYRHKVEFGDAEYSYIDRYCKEKPLAWTASIWDLPSLDFILKYDISFIKIPSAKLTDKELIGQACRVGKPVILSTGMSTIEEVDEAVEVLEKYSKGNYVIMHTNSTYPTPAAEVNLRVIPLLQKRYGCIVGYSGHEYDLEPTVIASVLGAKVVERHITLDHGMWGSDHAASLEVHAMNMLYKRIKDIDMLLGDGVKRITEKELEIRKKLK